Proteins encoded within one genomic window of Catharus ustulatus isolate bCatUst1 chromosome 10, bCatUst1.pri.v2, whole genome shotgun sequence:
- the ALG3 gene encoding dol-P-Man:Man(5)GlcNAc(2)-PP-Dol alpha-1,3-mannosyltransferase isoform X1 → MAAGRGAAALRRAWRERRAALLEPRYTPLVAACLCLAEGGVNLWVIRRVPYTEIDWKAYMQEVEGFANGTLDYTQLKGDTGPLVYPAGFVYIFLGLYHATGRGSNIRLAQYIFAGLYLLNLLLVFRIYCRTNKVPPYVFFFMCCASYRIHSIFVLRLFNDPVAMAILFLAINLFLEERWSWGCLLFSLAVSVKMNILLFAPGLLFLLLQRFGLLGCIPKLCICALLQVLLGLPFLLVNPVGYLTRSFDLGRQFQFKWTVNWRFLPEEIFQNRIFHAALLLAHLAGLGLFALHRWHSSKENILTLLKDPAKRKPASPRLTVNRIVFILFSSNFLGVCCSRSLHYQFYVWYFHTLPYLLWCTPTTKLAHMPKVLLLGVIELCWNTYPSTVCSSLSLHICHGLILLQLWYGTAPTAVSHTPPSSKKPTATSKKAQ, encoded by the exons atggcggcagggcggggggcggcggcgctgcggcGGGCATGGCGGGAGCGGCGGGCTGCGTTGCTGGAACCCCGATACACCCCGCTGGTGGCCGCCTGCCTCTGCCTGGCCGAGGGCGGCGTCAACCTCTGGGTCATCCGCAGGGTCCCCT ACACCGAGATCGACTGGAAGGCCTACATGCAGGAGGTGGAGGGTTTCGCCAACGGCACCCTCGACTACACCCAGCTGAAGGGTGACACCGGGCCACTGGT CTACCCCGCCGGCTTCGTTTACATCTTCCTGGGGCTGTACCATGCCACGGGCCGCGGCTCCAACATCCGCCTGGCACAGTACATCTTCGCCGGCCTCTACCTCCTCAACCTGCTCCTCGTCTTTCGCATCTACTGCCGAACCAACAAG GTCCCTCCGTACGTTTTCTTCTTCATGTGCTGCGCCTCATACCGCATCCACTCCATCTTTGTCCTGCGGCTCTTTAATGACCCTGTGGCCATGGCCATCCTCTTCCTCGCCATCAACCTCTTCCTGGAGGAGCGCTGGTCCTGGGGCTGCCTCCTCTtcag cctggctgtgtcagTGAAGATGAACATCCTGCTCTTCGCCCCTGgactcctcttcctcctcctgcaacGGTTTGGTCTCCTGGGCTGTATCCCCAAGCTCTGcatctgtgccctgctccag GTGCTTCTGGGCCTGCCCTTCCTGCTGGTGAACCCTGTGGGGTACCTGACCCGCTCCTTTGACCTGGGCCGCCAGTTCCAGTTTAAGTGGACAGTGAACTGGCGCTTCCTCCCAGAAGAGATTTTCCAGAATCGAATCTTccatgctgctctgctgctggctcacCTGGCAGGCCTGGGGCTCTTTGCACTGCACCGGTGGCACAG ttCCAAAGAGAACATCCTGACTCTGTTGAAGGATCCTGCCAAAAGGAAACCTGCATCCCCTCGCTTGACTGTCAACA GGATTGTCTTCATCCTCTTCTCCTCCAACTTCCTGGGCGTCTGCTGCAGCCGCTCCCTGCACTACCAGTTCTACGTCTGGTATTTCCACACACTGCCCTACTTACTCTGGTGCACCCCGACCACCAAGCTCGCCCACATGCCCAA ggtgctgctgctgggtgtgaTCGAGCTCTGCTGGAACACCTACCCCTCCACAGTCTGcagctccctctccctgcacatCTGCCATGGACTCATCCTGCTCCAACTCTGGTACGGCACCGCCCCCACGGCAGTGTCACACACCCCTCCATCGAGCAAGAAACCCACAGCCACGTCCAAGAAAGCCCAGTGA
- the ALG3 gene encoding dol-P-Man:Man(5)GlcNAc(2)-PP-Dol alpha-1,3-mannosyltransferase isoform X2, producing the protein MQEVEGFANGTLDYTQLKGDTGPLVYPAGFVYIFLGLYHATGRGSNIRLAQYIFAGLYLLNLLLVFRIYCRTNKVPPYVFFFMCCASYRIHSIFVLRLFNDPVAMAILFLAINLFLEERWSWGCLLFSLAVSVKMNILLFAPGLLFLLLQRFGLLGCIPKLCICALLQVLLGLPFLLVNPVGYLTRSFDLGRQFQFKWTVNWRFLPEEIFQNRIFHAALLLAHLAGLGLFALHRWHSSKENILTLLKDPAKRKPASPRLTVNRIVFILFSSNFLGVCCSRSLHYQFYVWYFHTLPYLLWCTPTTKLAHMPKVLLLGVIELCWNTYPSTVCSSLSLHICHGLILLQLWYGTAPTAVSHTPPSSKKPTATSKKAQ; encoded by the exons ATGCAGGAGGTGGAGGGTTTCGCCAACGGCACCCTCGACTACACCCAGCTGAAGGGTGACACCGGGCCACTGGT CTACCCCGCCGGCTTCGTTTACATCTTCCTGGGGCTGTACCATGCCACGGGCCGCGGCTCCAACATCCGCCTGGCACAGTACATCTTCGCCGGCCTCTACCTCCTCAACCTGCTCCTCGTCTTTCGCATCTACTGCCGAACCAACAAG GTCCCTCCGTACGTTTTCTTCTTCATGTGCTGCGCCTCATACCGCATCCACTCCATCTTTGTCCTGCGGCTCTTTAATGACCCTGTGGCCATGGCCATCCTCTTCCTCGCCATCAACCTCTTCCTGGAGGAGCGCTGGTCCTGGGGCTGCCTCCTCTtcag cctggctgtgtcagTGAAGATGAACATCCTGCTCTTCGCCCCTGgactcctcttcctcctcctgcaacGGTTTGGTCTCCTGGGCTGTATCCCCAAGCTCTGcatctgtgccctgctccag GTGCTTCTGGGCCTGCCCTTCCTGCTGGTGAACCCTGTGGGGTACCTGACCCGCTCCTTTGACCTGGGCCGCCAGTTCCAGTTTAAGTGGACAGTGAACTGGCGCTTCCTCCCAGAAGAGATTTTCCAGAATCGAATCTTccatgctgctctgctgctggctcacCTGGCAGGCCTGGGGCTCTTTGCACTGCACCGGTGGCACAG ttCCAAAGAGAACATCCTGACTCTGTTGAAGGATCCTGCCAAAAGGAAACCTGCATCCCCTCGCTTGACTGTCAACA GGATTGTCTTCATCCTCTTCTCCTCCAACTTCCTGGGCGTCTGCTGCAGCCGCTCCCTGCACTACCAGTTCTACGTCTGGTATTTCCACACACTGCCCTACTTACTCTGGTGCACCCCGACCACCAAGCTCGCCCACATGCCCAA ggtgctgctgctgggtgtgaTCGAGCTCTGCTGGAACACCTACCCCTCCACAGTCTGcagctccctctccctgcacatCTGCCATGGACTCATCCTGCTCCAACTCTGGTACGGCACCGCCCCCACGGCAGTGTCACACACCCCTCCATCGAGCAAGAAACCCACAGCCACGTCCAAGAAAGCCCAGTGA
- the EEF1AKMT4 gene encoding EEF1A lysine methyltransferase 4, translated as MERRHAPATPPRYGRRRFWDALYQREGAETREWLGGLSRFLPQLEPELRPGDRILVLGCGNSALSHDLHELGYTDVTSIDFSPACIAAMRARYARCPGLRWAVMDIRALAFPDASFDVVLEKGTLDVLMVEETDPWHVSAQATASMHRVLAEVSRVLRPGGCFISITFAQPHFRKPHYAQEAFGWSLRHAACGDGDSGAFHYFLYVMRKGQPLDPRDAALGRRLHQPPPPPAPPPPPAPPDDDEDYLLAIQL; from the exons ATGGAGCGGCGGCACGCGCCCGCCACGCCCCCCCGGTACGGGCGGCGCCGGTTCTGGGACGCGCTGTACCAGCGAGAGGGCGCCGAGACCCGCGAGTGGCTGGGGGGGCTCTCCCGGTTTCTCCCGCAGCTGGAGCCCGAGCTGCGCCCCGGTGACCGCATCCTCGTCCTCG GCTGTGGCAACAGCGCCCTGAGCCACGACCTGCACGAGCTGGGTTACACCGACGTCACCAGCATCGACTTCTCCCCCGCCTGCATCGCGGCCATGCGCGCCCGCTACGCCCGCTGCCCTGGCCTGCGCTGGGCCGTCATGGACATCCGTGCCCTCGCCTTCCCCGACGCCTCCTTCGACGTGGTGCTGGAGAAGGGCACCCTTGATGTGCTTATGGTGGAGGAAACTGACCCCTGGCACGTCTCAGCCCAGGCAACCGCCTCGATGCACCGGGTGCTGGCAGAG GTGAGCCGGGTGCTGCGCCCAGGGGGCTGCTTCATCTCCATCACCTTCGCCCAGCCCCACTTCCGCAAGCCCCACTATGCCCAGGAGGCCTTTGGCTGGTCCCTGCGCCACGCTGCCTGTGGGGACGGGGACTCTGGTGCCTTCCACTACTTCCTCTACGTCATGCGCAAGGGACAGCCCCTGGACCCCCGTGATGCAGCCTTGGGGCGCCGGCTGCACcagccccccccgccccctgcCCCACCACCGCCCCCTGCCCCTCCGGACGACGACGAGGACTATCTCCTTGCCATCCAGCTGTGA
- the CAMK2N2 gene encoding calcium/calmodulin-dependent protein kinase II inhibitor 2 codes for MSQVLPYGEDKVGRYGAEPEAGELPFSCRLQDTNAFFGGNQGKRPPKLGQIGRAKRVVIEDDRIDEVLKGMTEKSPPGV; via the exons ATGTCGCAGGTGCTGCCCTACGGCGAGGACAAGGTGGGCCGCTACGGCGCCGAGCCCGAGGCGGGGGAGCTGCCCTTCAGCTGCCGCCTGCAGGACACCAACGCCTTCTTCGGGGGCAACCAGGGCAAGCGGCCCCCCAAGCTGGGACAGATCGGCCGCGCCAAGAGAG TGGTGATCGAGGATGACCGGATAGACGAGGTGCTCAAGGGCATGACGGAGAAGTCGCCGCCGGGGGTGTAA
- the LOC117000564 gene encoding mitochondrial ubiquitin ligase activator of nfkb 1-A-like isoform X3: MDKPITPGELLCLGSSLAFSGLFYYLYRRKAKVVARIQEAPKLQVDDNLPALVSAAEGRCLPYVALEGIVLPAQAALTSHYHEGLQGVIQKLLLREHRLIWNSLVRSWSESERVLSEQIYTVPFVLASPGPEAVTQVSVDSPLQAVCLPLEMVYERFQQPTHGLRDLLGQYLIGEKPKGILETEEMLRVGAGLTGIGELSMHPDGSLHLQPPSQGDEFFLCLGDWQTVLSELESSSALWKGAALLLAAAGLAVLLHVLCRAYRRSRPRRHQEDKELDVEEAGDPASEDSCVICLSRPRECVLLGCGHICCCFRCFQALPTRVCPICRGPIERVVPLYQV; the protein is encoded by the exons ATGGACAAACCCATCActccaggggagctgctgtgtctgggCTCCAGCCTCGCCTTCTCTGGCCTCTTCTACTACCTGTACAGGAGGAAAGCCAAAGTCGTGGCACGCATACAG GAGGCCCCAAAGCTCCAGGTCGATGACAAtctgccagccctggtgtcaGCAGCTGAGGGGAGATGCCTGCCTTATGTTGCCCTGGAAG GCATAGTGCTGCCGGCCCAGGCTGCACTGACCAGCCACTACcatgaggggctgcagggcgtgatccagaaactgctgctgagggagcatCGGCTGATCTGGAACAGCTTGGTCCGAAGCTG GAGCGAGAGCGAGCGAGTGCTCTCCGAGCAGATCTACACTGTCCCCTTCGTGCTGGCCTCACCAGGCCCTgaggcagtgacacaggtgagtgTGGACAGCCCACTCCAAGCCGTCTGCCTGCCCCTGGAGATGGTGTACGAGCGGTTCCAGCAGCCAACCCACGGCCTACGTGACCTGTTGGGCCAGTACCTGATCGGGGAGAAGCCCAAGGGCATCCTGGAGACAGAGGAGATGCTGCGGGTTGGGGCTGGGCTGACGGGCATTGGGGAGCTGTCCATGCACCCCGACGGCTCCCTGCACCTCCAGCCACCATCCCAGGGAGACGAGTTTTTCCTGTGCCTGGGGGACTGGCAGACGGTGCTGTCGGAGCTGGAGTCGTCCAGCGCACTCTGGAAGGGGGCAGCGTTGCTGTTAGCAGCGGCGGGGCTGGCTGTCCTCCTGCACGTCCTGTGCCGCGCCTaccgccgctcccgccccagGCGGCACCAGGAGGACAAGGAGCTGGATGTGGAGGAGGCCGGAGACCCGGCATCCGAGGACTCCTGCGTGATCTGCCTGTCGCGGCCCCGCGAGTGCGTCCTCCTGGGCTGTGgccacatctgctgctgcttccgCTGCTTCCAAGCCTTGCCCACCCGCGTCTGCCCCATCTGCCGGGGGCCCATTGAGCGCGTGGTGCCCCTCTACCAGGTCTGA
- the LOC117000564 gene encoding mitochondrial ubiquitin ligase activator of nfkb 1-A-like isoform X2, whose protein sequence is MLTLQALLPKPGTMDKPITPGELLCLGSSLAFSGLFYYLYRRKAKVVARIQEAPKLQVDDNLPALVSAAEGRCLPYVALEGIVLPAQAALTSHYHEGLQGVIQKLLLREHRLIWNSLVRSWSESERVLSEQIYTVPFVLASPGPEAVTQVSVDSPLQAVCLPLEMVYERFQQPTHGLRDLLGQYLIGEKPKGILETEEMLRVGAGLTGIGELSMHPDGSLHLQPPSQGDEFFLCLGDWQTVLSELESSSALWKGAALLLAAAGLAVLLHVLCRAYRRSRPRRHQEDKELDVEEAGDPASEDSCVICLSRPRECVLLGCGHICCCFRCFQALPTRVCPICRGPIERVVPLYQV, encoded by the exons ATGCTCACCTTGCAGGCGTTGTTGCCCAAGCCTGGCACCATGGACAAACCCATCActccaggggagctgctgtgtctgggCTCCAGCCTCGCCTTCTCTGGCCTCTTCTACTACCTGTACAGGAGGAAAGCCAAAGTCGTGGCACGCATACAG GAGGCCCCAAAGCTCCAGGTCGATGACAAtctgccagccctggtgtcaGCAGCTGAGGGGAGATGCCTGCCTTATGTTGCCCTGGAAG GCATAGTGCTGCCGGCCCAGGCTGCACTGACCAGCCACTACcatgaggggctgcagggcgtgatccagaaactgctgctgagggagcatCGGCTGATCTGGAACAGCTTGGTCCGAAGCTG GAGCGAGAGCGAGCGAGTGCTCTCCGAGCAGATCTACACTGTCCCCTTCGTGCTGGCCTCACCAGGCCCTgaggcagtgacacaggtgagtgTGGACAGCCCACTCCAAGCCGTCTGCCTGCCCCTGGAGATGGTGTACGAGCGGTTCCAGCAGCCAACCCACGGCCTACGTGACCTGTTGGGCCAGTACCTGATCGGGGAGAAGCCCAAGGGCATCCTGGAGACAGAGGAGATGCTGCGGGTTGGGGCTGGGCTGACGGGCATTGGGGAGCTGTCCATGCACCCCGACGGCTCCCTGCACCTCCAGCCACCATCCCAGGGAGACGAGTTTTTCCTGTGCCTGGGGGACTGGCAGACGGTGCTGTCGGAGCTGGAGTCGTCCAGCGCACTCTGGAAGGGGGCAGCGTTGCTGTTAGCAGCGGCGGGGCTGGCTGTCCTCCTGCACGTCCTGTGCCGCGCCTaccgccgctcccgccccagGCGGCACCAGGAGGACAAGGAGCTGGATGTGGAGGAGGCCGGAGACCCGGCATCCGAGGACTCCTGCGTGATCTGCCTGTCGCGGCCCCGCGAGTGCGTCCTCCTGGGCTGTGgccacatctgctgctgcttccgCTGCTTCCAAGCCTTGCCCACCCGCGTCTGCCCCATCTGCCGGGGGCCCATTGAGCGCGTGGTGCCCCTCTACCAGGTCTGA
- the LOC117000564 gene encoding mitochondrial ubiquitin ligase activator of nfkb 1-A-like isoform X1: MLGGVVRSRQTRRLSARDGLHFPAGSAALLPKPGTMDKPITPGELLCLGSSLAFSGLFYYLYRRKAKVVARIQEAPKLQVDDNLPALVSAAEGRCLPYVALEGIVLPAQAALTSHYHEGLQGVIQKLLLREHRLIWNSLVRSWSESERVLSEQIYTVPFVLASPGPEAVTQVSVDSPLQAVCLPLEMVYERFQQPTHGLRDLLGQYLIGEKPKGILETEEMLRVGAGLTGIGELSMHPDGSLHLQPPSQGDEFFLCLGDWQTVLSELESSSALWKGAALLLAAAGLAVLLHVLCRAYRRSRPRRHQEDKELDVEEAGDPASEDSCVICLSRPRECVLLGCGHICCCFRCFQALPTRVCPICRGPIERVVPLYQV, translated from the exons ATGCTGGGAGGGGTAGTTCGGTCACGGCAGACCCGCCGCCTCAGCGCGAGGGATGGACTACATTTCCCAGCAGGAAGCGCG GCGTTGTTGCCCAAGCCTGGCACCATGGACAAACCCATCActccaggggagctgctgtgtctgggCTCCAGCCTCGCCTTCTCTGGCCTCTTCTACTACCTGTACAGGAGGAAAGCCAAAGTCGTGGCACGCATACAG GAGGCCCCAAAGCTCCAGGTCGATGACAAtctgccagccctggtgtcaGCAGCTGAGGGGAGATGCCTGCCTTATGTTGCCCTGGAAG GCATAGTGCTGCCGGCCCAGGCTGCACTGACCAGCCACTACcatgaggggctgcagggcgtgatccagaaactgctgctgagggagcatCGGCTGATCTGGAACAGCTTGGTCCGAAGCTG GAGCGAGAGCGAGCGAGTGCTCTCCGAGCAGATCTACACTGTCCCCTTCGTGCTGGCCTCACCAGGCCCTgaggcagtgacacaggtgagtgTGGACAGCCCACTCCAAGCCGTCTGCCTGCCCCTGGAGATGGTGTACGAGCGGTTCCAGCAGCCAACCCACGGCCTACGTGACCTGTTGGGCCAGTACCTGATCGGGGAGAAGCCCAAGGGCATCCTGGAGACAGAGGAGATGCTGCGGGTTGGGGCTGGGCTGACGGGCATTGGGGAGCTGTCCATGCACCCCGACGGCTCCCTGCACCTCCAGCCACCATCCCAGGGAGACGAGTTTTTCCTGTGCCTGGGGGACTGGCAGACGGTGCTGTCGGAGCTGGAGTCGTCCAGCGCACTCTGGAAGGGGGCAGCGTTGCTGTTAGCAGCGGCGGGGCTGGCTGTCCTCCTGCACGTCCTGTGCCGCGCCTaccgccgctcccgccccagGCGGCACCAGGAGGACAAGGAGCTGGATGTGGAGGAGGCCGGAGACCCGGCATCCGAGGACTCCTGCGTGATCTGCCTGTCGCGGCCCCGCGAGTGCGTCCTCCTGGGCTGTGgccacatctgctgctgcttccgCTGCTTCCAAGCCTTGCCCACCCGCGTCTGCCCCATCTGCCGGGGGCCCATTGAGCGCGTGGTGCCCCTCTACCAGGTCTGA